The window CCCGTGCGTAAACTTCACATCCAAGGCACGTCTGTCAGCTTCGACAGGAACAAACATCCTCATATCTCCTCCAATAAaactatataaaataaaaaacacgcGCGCGCTTCAGGCCTTCGGATCGAGCTTTACGCACAGGTCACGTCACCGCTCCAGGGCCACTCGCCTGCTGCTCACGTTCGCCAGCTGACGCGTGCGAGGACGCTGCTGTGCCAAGATTGCTCCGCGTATCCTGTAAACACGCACACGCCTGAAGTGAGTGGCTGATTATGGTGTTCCTTTGGCGATGATTAGGAATATCCCGGAGTATCAGGTTTCAGGTATTTTAAAGGTGCGGTTCTTTGGTGTCGCACTCGGAAGTCCAAATTTCACTCTGGGTGCACTCTGCTctggtttttaatgttttctcaTGGAAACATTTTATATGAAATAAAGCAGCCTCTGTGTGCACCTGTCTTCCCACAACACTGCCTGTACCCTTACACCATGGAGAGGAACAACCTTCTCTCTCCgtgttctgctgcagtgaccaCTCTCACAGGAACGCGCTTAATGACCccttcatttgtttgtgtgtcagaatCGCTGGGGGCCACAAACGCCCTCGGAAAAGACACCCTGGACTGAAACTGGTCGTTTTGCCACCGGACAAATTAGACAGAAAAAACTCAGGTTTGACTTTTTCTAGAAAAACGGAAGTGTCCTGATGGGACACATcacaaaaaatgcaaaaaatgtgTTGACTTCTACCTGCTTTTAAAGGTGCGCACATTAcgcatcatcatcaccatcatgaCGGGAGCAGACACCGGCAGCAGAGGGTGACCTCGTGTCTCTTAATCAGCACAGTTGACAAAGCAATTTAGTGAGTCCTGACCCCTGTCAGCACCAGAGAGCGAAGGTTAGAACGCACCGGTACCTCTGACACTCCGGGATGAGGGTGTGATAGATTTGAGATATAACCGGGACCCATCTGCTGCAACTGCGCAGATGTAGTAGATTTGGGAAGGTGGGCTGACCCCCTGATATCACCCAATGTTATTTATGAAAATAAACGGTGCACGGTTCACCTCCAAGATACAATAAAACTggcctcatcatcatctccagTACTTGAACTAAACTGCATAAGAGCGTCATTCAGAGGGATGTGTGGATATATGTGGCTGAATGCTGCATGTAAAAGGATCTGCatcaaaggggggggggggggcagcatgagtgggagagagagagagagagagatgctgcagTTACAATACCtgcatttactgcactatataaTTCTCGATGGGagaagcggaggaggaggaggagggggtggaggatgGGAGAAGAACGCGCTTTGGAACTTAATTTGCTATTTACAAGGGCGTTACAGATGTCCACGGTCCGGTCTCTCTGCCCCTGGGCGTTATAAATAGTAAAGGTTAATTAGTTAGCTGAGAAATTGGATCAGGGGCGGGCAGTTAGAATTTGATCCATAGACAGGTAACTCAAGCAATCCCCATTGTCACAGCAATCAGACCTATATAAATCCGCCTTGACGGACAGCAGTCACCACATAGCCTTACCTCTCTCTGCTGGATCAGCGATCTGGACGAGAACCCCCCCAACACGGTAAGTTGCTGTGCGTGTGGATGAAGGCTGACTGCTTTGAGATTTTAGACTTTCCGTGGGCTCCTGGTGAGACTGTCTGCTGCTATAGGCGCCAGAAGCCGGAACAGGAACGGGGAAAGTTATTTCTGTTGTGTGAATCTGTGGCAGGAGTTTCTCTGAATTACACCAAGATTGAAAGACTTTTAGAACGTGGACAgcttctgctctctgtgtcagAAGGTTTCTAAATGTGTTAATAATTCACAGTGACTGTTCCTTCCACAGGAATAAAATGGCGCTCTCATCTGTCCTTTCTGCTGATGCCATCGACAGTGCTATCAAGGACTGCCAAGGTATCGTTTTCCACTAATATCATTATTgctctttattttatataagaACGTGGAGCTGCCAGACAAAACTTTGGAAATGTGACATATCTCAACATGCTCCACAAAGGGcattttgttgctgtttatGAGCAATAATTGTTTATCAATCATTTTAATTCAGATTGGATCTTATAACCATTTCTCTGGAGGTTATATGTAGATAAAACTGGCCTATGTATTTGTAAAACATTCATATATATCCTGTGAATGAAGATTGTGGGGCTTGCATCACACCTAATGACATACTGTCAGTTATGTGTTATCCTGCCTCTATAATTGAACTTGTTTATACCTTTCCAGATATTATAGTTTACTTTAAATGCACCTTAGTCAAACACACATGACTcatgaaatgtaaaaaagaTGCATGAGACACTCACTGTGTGCGATCTTCATTTCTCCTCAAGCTCCTGACTCCTTCTGCGCAAAGAAGTTTTTCCAAATATGTGGCCTCACCAAGAAGAGCCCTCAGGATGTGAAGAAGGTGTTTGGGATCTTGGACAACGATGCCAGTGGTTTCATTGAGGAGGAAGAGCTCAAGTGAGTGAGACAGAGACTCTTCATAGTGCCTGGTTTTAGTGCTGGTCCTTCCAATATGGGTTCCGGAGACACACA of the Parambassis ranga chromosome 8, fParRan2.1, whole genome shotgun sequence genome contains:
- the pvalb8 gene encoding parvalbumin 8, with the protein product MALSSVLSADAIDSAIKDCQAPDSFCAKKFFQICGLTKKSPQDVKKVFGILDNDASGFIEEEELKFFLQRFSSGARVLTDKETKAFLSAADDDSDGRIGAEEFQAMVLS